In Sporocytophaga myxococcoides, the genomic window CATATAATTTGTATTCACTTGTATAAATTATAGATTAGTTAAAGGTTTAAGATCTGCACTATAACTATAGCATGGGGTGAATGTTATAGTGTAATCCGTTAACTATTAATGCTTTTGTTTATGGGTGATGGCTGGTTTTTAAATTAGTTCGATGGCTTTGAATTGTAAAATGTTAAAGTGAACAAAAAAGGAGATAAGAATAAGATACATTCAGATGGCGAAATTTTCAGAATAATTGTAAAGGATATCAAGGTGGTAATACATGAAAAAATACTAAAGAGTAGAATTTTATGAATAATCAATTTTTGTAGAGCGGGCTTTCTTTGAAATATTATAAGTAATGATATAATAATGTTTGTTGTAGTGTTTAGAGTTAACAAAAAAGCGAGCCTGATCTAAATATAAAGCAGTGAGTAAAGTATTTAGAAAACTCGCTCAATTGCTGGTTTTCCCTTCACCCCCTCGTCGGCGCAATTCCATATTCTCTCTTATATGCGGTTGAAAAGTGCGAGAGACTTATAAACCCAAGGTCTAAATAGATATCGGAAACCTTCTTGCCTTCTTTTAACTTTTGCTGTGCATATTCAAGCCTCTTTTTAATGATCCATTTTTGGGGTGAGAGTTCACTGATCTTTTTGAAATCTCTTTTAAAGGTGGCAACACTTCGACCAGTGTAAAGTGCAATTTCCTTTATAGAAAGATCATACATAAAATTATTATTCATGAAGTCAAGTATGTCAAGTTTCCAGGGCTCTGCAAAATCAAATAAGGTAGAGGCAACACGCTTATCACTATGTAGCAGTATGTGAATTGCCTCTGTAAGCTTTAATTCCATTATCTTATCAATTGGTTGTCTGGATGAATTGATGTAGGGAATTAAAGAAAGAAAAAAACTTTCTGTCTCTGCCTCTGAAGGGATTGTCAGGAAACTAACTTTAAAGCCCTCATTAGTTTCTGGAAGAATCGCTTTATTCAATTGCTGGTAAAAATGTATCAGGACATTTCTGTTCAGTACCAAGAGGGCAATCTGAATCTTTTCGTCTTGTCCATTTTTGATCAAAAATCTGATGAGATGATTCCTCCTTATGAATACAGTACTTTGAGGTCCTGCAATAAGATTTTTGTCTCCTTCCTGAATCCATAACTCCCCGGAATAGACGTATGCCAGAATATGATCTTTTTGTATATGAGGCATACAGGAGAGAGGGTTTGTAAGATAGTACAAAGTCTCTCTCTCATTATGCCTGAATAAAATATCTTCCTTTTTTGATGGTCTTAACATCGTGTCGGTCTAGTGACCTAAACTTACTACAAAATCTGACTTATCTTTTGGTAGGTTGTCCAATTTGTTATGCTAATGTTTTCCCTGTCAATGATGGTTTATATTGAGCTTTTGTTTTCTGTGATCCATTGTTCAAAAGATTTCAGAGGAATATCAAAGGATAAGGTTTCATTCAAATCAAATCCGAATCCGGGAACTTCATTCATCCAATGATGTGATTGAGCTGTACCTTCCCAAAGTCCCCGTTTTACTCCTTCTTCCACAGTTACTTCTTCATAGGTAATTTTTCTTCCCAGCTTTTCGCTTAATTGAGTGGCTACCTGATCCATAGAAAGTTCCTCTGAGGCGATGTTAATGTCTTTTGCATTAAACTTTCCAGGGTTTTCAAATCCTCCCCTTGCAAATCTGGCGGTGTCTTCACCACAGTTCAGTTTTATAGGAGTTTCCGGATGTAATACGCCAAAGAGCTTACCCTGTTTTAATTCAGGAGCCATATATTTTGAGAGCGGTTCAGCAAAATTTTCCATAAAAAAACTTGGATGTAAGATAGTCCAATATTGAAAACCTCCCTGCCTAATATACTCCTCCACCTCATATTTGATTTCCCAAAGGTTAGAAAGTAAAGGAGATTTCTTCCATCTCGGGAAAATATTACTGCCTATCACTGAAGTGTGTATGATTTGTCGGACTCCTGTTTCTTTAGCGACATGTACCATGTTATAAGCATTACGAAGCTCGATGGACGTATCATTAGGGTCTGAATATTGAGCGGAGAATAAAGCAGTAACATCTTTCATCGCAGAAACAAGTGTGGCTTGCTCTCGAAGGTCACCTTGTACAATTTCCGCTCCTAGTTGTTCTAATCGTTTCGCTGCCAGTGATTCCGGATTTCTTGCCAGAACCCTGACGCGATGCCCATGTTTTAAAAGCTCTCTTGCAGCATTGCCTCCCTGAGTGCCTGTACCACCAATAACAAGTATATTTGGAAATAATTTTTCAGCCATATCTTTTTAGTTTTAAATGTTAATAATTTTGGGTTTGCGGATACAAAGTTAATGCTGTCAATAAGATGAAGGTTTTCCGGGTGGCTCTTTCTACTTTATCCAGAAGCTCACATCTAGTTTAGTCATAATGCTGGTATTGGGGAGTATCTAAAAAAATATTGACCGAAAGATACCTAACAATTAAGATACTTAAGGGAATTAACCAAAACAGAACACTGCATAATCCCTTGTCTGTTCATTCTTTTTTTATAATCAGTAAGAAGGTTTGTAAAAAACTAAATTCATATTATGAAGAAAATTATGAATGGCATGATAAATCATTTAGACTACATCAAAATTAAATCACCTTAGCCTTTAAATAAAAAAAGCCGGTTACATTTTTGTAACAGGCTTTTTCTCATGTGAAAATAAGTCAAACTTACATTTTTACAATTTTCTTCACAGTTTTTCCATTTGAAGAATAAACTTCCAGGAAGTAAAGACCACTTTTTAGTTCAGAGAGATTAATACTATGACTTTCTCCTTTTGATGCAAAAATATTGTCTTCTAACACTGTTGAACCGTCTTGTTCTGTAACTCTGATTTTATAATGATCAGATGAAAGATCTTGAAAGTCTAGAGAAATAATGTCAGAGGCAGGATTAGGACTAACAGATAATTTCAAATCTTGCAGATAAGCATTTTTATTGGAAGTAAGGAATGATGGATCATACAAGTATGCAGCTTTTGTAGTGCCCATTTTTACCTCACCCATCCCTTCCATTTTTATGGAAGTAGTTATTTCTGTAATAGCAAAAAGCGAGGTGGTGTAACCTGGTATGTAATAGGCATAAGAAACAGATTTTAATATTGTAGTCGCTCCGGAAAATTCACTGTTGTCAATTTTGGTGGCTTTTAAACGAACAACATTATTATAAGTTCCGAACTGGGTTTTTAACGTTCCATAACCATCGTATGTTGTGGATACACTTCCTGATAGGGTCATAGGAAGACCGCTTGCAACATAATTTGCATTGTAGTCATCTGAAGTTGTTCCATTGTAAGCTAAAGGTAGCTTTGCAATGGTCAATGGGTTGGTGTATACTACCGTTGCAGATCCTTGAGTGGAGGTTATACGTTGACCAAGCAGTGTCTGCTCTTTGTCAGTCATTTTATAATATATATAATTCACATTGTCACCTGTTTCCGCATGGGTCGCTGTTGGAAAAGACGATGCATATGACGTACTTGATGGACTTACAACCTTGGTTTCAGTTGGGGTGCCTTCAAAGGTTATATTCGAAAAATCCCAGAGTTGATTAGCTCCTGCATTACCTGGAGATACGTCGACTTGTTTAACTTATGCTTTTACCGTTTGGCCGGCCTTAATGCTACTAAAAGAGTTAAGTTCTGGTTGTGCTTGGGCAGCATAAACAGATAACATGATTGAGAAAACAGTAAAAATTTTTTTCGTAGAAAATGTTTTAGTTTAATTTTTATACAAGTTAATGAAAAATTCGGTGAGGGTAAATGTTAAAGTTTGCTTTACACTTTGTTGTTGCGGTATTTGTTGATTATTAGATAGATATATTTGCAATAACCTCGTAAAGTTTTCATTGCACCGATGTGTTTAAAGGACGGGAACCGATCCGATTTGTTTACCTGACATTGCAATAGTAAAATTTTAACGTATGGACTTTTAGCATAAAAGTTGAAATCTTGGTTTATAGCTGATATTATTATTAGTTGTATAATTTATTTATTAAATTAGTTTCCAGGGAATTTCAAGTAAAGGTGTTAGAATAAAGTTCGATCTTAATGTAACTTTTCAGAAATTTCCGAACTTAGTATCGTCAATCATTTTTAATAGATACTCCTCTGATAGTTCCGACAACTGTGTCTTTATATTCCTCTCCCTCTTCCAATTCGGCAGGGGCATTAATTCTTATGTTTTTATTTTCTTTTTCATGTCTGACATTACTGAATTGATCAACTACTACCTCACTTGATTTGATAACATTGACGTACTTCATTTTAGCCTTTGCATATATTAATATATCAGAATCATTGTATTTGTTCATAAGTCAGATTCTTTAATTTTTCATTTGTTATTTAGATTTTATTCTTCGTCTCCCTCTGAGTTATTATTACAATTTGCTATATCCGGATTTTTGTCAATTGATTCTAGAGCTTTAATAAAGATTGTTTCGATTTTTTTCAGTTTTGCAGTAAAGAGTGCTTCAGCTTCAAGGGAATTTATATCCAGTTTTATTTTTTCAACATGTATGTCCGTTCCAATTTCAATGTTTGAGAAATTAGAGAGCTGTGCTTTGACTGATATGGAAAATTTTAAATTTTCTGCATCCATGTTGACAGATTCAGCTTTAATAGATGGTACTTCCAGAATTACATCTGTATTATTGTCAGTATCAGCTTGAACATGAGTGGCTTCTTCCTGTTCTGTGCTTTCTGTTGATTTAGTATTTGGCTTATCGTTTGACATTTTCTAATCTTTAAACAGTCTCAGTAAATTCTTAATGGTTCAATTCTGGGAAACCGCCATTATGTTCCGAATACTTGTGTGATCCCTCAGCAGGTCGGTTTAATTATATCTACTAATGTGCTTCCTTTATTGTCATTTAAATTCATTTCTTCCATATTATTCATCTTTTTTAAATGATTTTGTAACACGTGATTGAATGGCTTCTTCTATTTCTTTTTTGTTTAATTCCTCGCCATCCAATCTACTTAATGGTTTATCTGAAGATTGATCAACAAGATGAGTTTTTAAAGTTCCAATGTTCTTGACTAAAGTCTGAACAGTCTTGTTTAATATCCCTCTTACTCGTTTAAGTCGAAATCTAAGATGTGCCTCGGTTCTGGCTTTATCTATTTTAATATGAAGTGAACCAATTTGGGCCTCTACTCCAAAATTCATATTTACCATTTCCTTTAAGCTTGTATTCATGGAAACTTCAGCTTGAAGATTTTTAGCCTGGATATTGACTTGTTCTAATTTTAGTTCCGGGATATCGATTACAATATCGGGGAGCTCCTTTACCGATTTTTCTACTTCGATATCTTTACTTTCCTTATTGGAATTCTTAATGTTTGTAGTTAGTTCTTTAGATTCTTTATGTTTATCATTTTTCCCTTTATATGCATTTACATCTCTGGGAGTAGTAATGTGTCTTTCCATTTCATTCAGATCTTTTTTATCAAATTCACTGTTATCTCCTGATTTTAATATATCCACTTTTACCATTAATACATTAAAGGTTTAATGTAAAATCCTCTAATACAAAACAAATTGTATATAGCCACGTTCAAAAGTTTATATATTTCCTGAGCATCAGATAGCAATCATTTTTCTGAGAATGAAAACGAACTTGTATGTGTTTCTACTGAAGGAGTGAATACTATGTGAGGCAAATTAAAGTGTCTGTAGTTAAAGTTTTCTTTTGGGAAATTTTTAATTGAGAAAAAGACAGGATTTTAACGGGAGTGTATTGGATAAATAAATCTATAAATAGCTTCATATGAAAAAAGTGAAAATTTTCAACTATTTACCTGAAATAGATTCTTTTGTTATCGATCCGCTTTATAAAGAAATATCAGGCAGGTTGGGACTAAGAGAGTGGAATGAAGTTGTTTGGATCGGTAGATATTTTTGCATGGATAATGATTTTGGAGAACATTGGTTTGACAATTGGGAAGAAAGAGATAAAGTTGAAAGCAAGGCCAGAACGCTTGGTATTGAGTATGATGATCTATTTGTGATCGATCCATCCAGGTTCAAAGATTCCAGAGATGGTCCATGTCATACCGATCTGGAGCGAAAAAATTTTTGGACAGATGTTTTGATGTCTCTAGAATTAAATATGGAAACAATATTTTCAGAAGCAAGAAAATATAATAGCGAAAGAGACTTGAAGGATGATGGCTATATTGAAAATTTGGAATTGATTATTGAGGAAATAAGAAGTAATGGGGTATAAATATTTTTCACAATATTCACCTTTTAACTATATTATTAGCCTCAGCGAAGGGCAATTATGTTAATTGATTTTAATTACCTTTAGTTAGTACTCTCATAAATCGATAGTATTACATTCCCCACTTTTTGTCCGGAAGCTACATACCTGAATGCTTCCTGTATTTCATCATGAGTATAGCTCTGGTCTATCACTGGCTTGAACTTTCCTATAGCAATCAAATCAAGGATGAATTTGATGCTGGACTTAGGATCAAAGGGAATTGGGAATATAACTTTTTTACTTCCTGTAAATTTTGTGATAAGCGCAAGGAATGGGTTCTCTGCATTGGGGCCAAGCTCTGAAGATATATATATGCCCCCATCTTTTAATATGCTTTTGCATTTCCCAAAGGTGCTCTTTCCGACAGCATCAAATACAAAATCAAATTTTTCTTCAGTGTTAAGAAAATCCTCTTTTGTGTAAACAATTACTTTGCTAGCTCCTAGACTCTTCACAAGGTCGATATGTTGAGTTTGACAGGTTGCAGTTACATTCAATTCATAAAATTTTGACAGTTGGACAAGCACAGAACCTATTCCGCCTGTGGCTCCA contains:
- a CDS encoding helix-turn-helix domain-containing protein: MLRPSKKEDILFRHNERETLYYLTNPLSCMPHIQKDHILAYVYSGELWIQEGDKNLIAGPQSTVFIRRNHLIRFLIKNGQDEKIQIALLVLNRNVLIHFYQQLNKAILPETNEGFKVSFLTIPSEAETESFFLSLIPYINSSRQPIDKIMELKLTEAIHILLHSDKRVASTLFDFAEPWKLDILDFMNNNFMYDLSIKEIALYTGRSVATFKRDFKKISELSPQKWIIKKRLEYAQQKLKEGKKVSDIYLDLGFISLSHFSTAYKREYGIAPTRG
- a CDS encoding NmrA/HSCARG family protein gives rise to the protein MAEKLFPNILVIGGTGTQGGNAARELLKHGHRVRVLARNPESLAAKRLEQLGAEIVQGDLREQATLVSAMKDVTALFSAQYSDPNDTSIELRNAYNMVHVAKETGVRQIIHTSVIGSNIFPRWKKSPLLSNLWEIKYEVEEYIRQGGFQYWTILHPSFFMENFAEPLSKYMAPELKQGKLFGVLHPETPIKLNCGEDTARFARGGFENPGKFNAKDINIASEELSMDQVATQLSEKLGRKITYEEVTVEEGVKRGLWEGTAQSHHWMNEVPGFGFDLNETLSFDIPLKSFEQWITENKSSI
- a CDS encoding T9SS type A sorting domain-containing protein, producing the protein MTDKEQTLLGQRITSTQGSATVVYTNPLTIAKLPLAYNGTTSDDYNANYVASGLPMTLSGSVSTTYDGYGTLKTQFGTYNNVVRLKATKIDNSEFSGATTILKSVSYAYYIPGYTTSLFAITEITTSIKMEGMGEVKMGTTKAAYLYDPSFLTSNKNAYLQDLKLSVSPNPASDIISLDFQDLSSDHYKIRVTEQDGSTVLEDNIFASKGESHSINLSELKSGLYFLEVYSSNGKTVKKIVKM
- a CDS encoding NAD(P)-dependent alcohol dehydrogenase; the protein is MSDITLIAPNINIKMKAAYYTQYGSPDNFSIKEVDTPFPGENDLLVEVHATTVNRTDCAILKGSLLMRLFTGLFKPKKSIPGTDFAGKVISTGKNVTQFKKGDRVFGFDDMGLLSHAQFMAVNSNKAISHIPEGLSYEEAVASLETVHYAVNFINKIKTHPGQKVLINGATGGIGSVLVQLSKFYELNVTATCQTQHIDLVKSLGASKVIVYTKEDFLNTEEKFDFVFDAVGKSTFGKCKSILKDGGIYISSELGPNAENPFLALITKFTGSKKVIFPIPFDPKSSIKFILDLIAIGKFKPVIDQSYTHDEIQEAFRYVASGQKVGNVILSIYESTN